Proteins found in one Mucilaginibacter gracilis genomic segment:
- a CDS encoding ABC transporter permease codes for MLSPIFLKDPVTRAANKVEYYNHHQSLNTFLLNFIELLTRLKLYTLHITLYDMAFLGMLFIGLNFALQLWCKRDIDRVANRFLALALVAMVLWIAWLLEISTFLLPFSLAFGPFIYFYVRKTTRPACRLDWKDLLHFSPVCLPLATAIGKPLLFISVGAYLYLSHRLIERFYRSLKFNEGDRYRYEWRWLDQQLTSFGIALSLWIPLTVIDYVGFHFGLNKQVYYPLYLLMIAMVIRMGILVFFRSGVDRSIEAPLLSRSSLSAGLKQKSNLLKKKIEAGLLYQDPELSVGSLAEQLGMPAHELSRIINLGLKKNFSDFINEFRVRDVMAKMHDPSYKHLTLLGIAYESGFNSKTTFNRIFKQMTGKSPAEYKKERPFSKLERFAINRPVVLHQKINRPAMFRNYLKIAWRNTVRGIAYSSINMIGLAAGLCSFIVILLYTNYELGYDKWSPELDKVYHVSLRQNEDFISNTPTSLAGFLAQEYQNAAAATMLQSSGDREALLAAGDRKIYQKDLVTVDSNFLKVFPYQLATGNPATALNAPRTAILTRDLGRKLFGSEDPMGRSIKLNDRAELVVTGILEDQPGATHLPVGMLIHDPFGRHDNTWDNYSCQTYIKLRRAENDATIETAINRLYYNARIKADGVSFENYTKAGAKTNLFVDQVPRFHNFPKHGSSNFSTVTILLVLAILLLLAGAINFSNLAIARSISRAKEVGIRKVMGAGRMPLILQFMAETSIQCLASLILAVMLLALGIPYINRSFNINIGFLQPHEMLRVVLQLISSLVGIILLSGLYPAVYLSKFNAVKVLKGSYSTGSKGTLFRNSLIVVQFMVSVFFITGIIVIKSQLSFMQNRDKGFSADQLIRVEARPEIREQGFDQARNVLLSVPGVIGVAKTTSVPGDNFGVDTSTIPFKNKGAAYRMRSVKVSTDYFQTLGVSLKKGRLFTEEVQDQQTRSAVINEAAAQKLGLPDPVGEIIAFPGCDSTPVRIVGVVKDFNVQGFESGVQPVVFTIGNHQPCLMQFGSTMLVKLDNRHVQRTIAGITQAWKKIEPAFPLRYSFVDQNFEQLFISYARLEKIITFFGLVAIMISVMGLFALTTFFTRQRTKEVGVRKVLGASVPQLAALLSRDFIYLVILAVFIITPFTWWGVQKWLQTFAYRIDISWWMFFAAGITAMLIAILTVSFQSIRAALANPADSLRSE; via the coding sequence ATGCTGTCACCGATTTTTTTAAAAGATCCGGTTACCAGGGCGGCCAATAAAGTTGAATATTATAATCATCATCAATCATTAAATACTTTTTTGCTGAACTTTATTGAGTTATTAACGCGTTTGAAACTATATACGTTACATATCACCCTTTACGACATGGCATTCTTAGGAATGCTGTTTATCGGGCTGAATTTTGCTTTACAGCTATGGTGCAAAAGAGATATTGATCGCGTCGCCAATCGATTTCTTGCCCTTGCGCTGGTTGCAATGGTATTATGGATCGCCTGGTTGTTGGAAATATCCACCTTTCTCCTGCCATTTTCACTGGCCTTTGGGCCTTTTATCTATTTTTATGTCAGAAAAACTACGCGACCGGCATGCCGGTTAGATTGGAAGGATCTCTTGCATTTCTCCCCTGTTTGCTTACCCTTAGCTACCGCTATCGGAAAACCGTTGCTATTTATATCGGTCGGCGCTTACTTATACCTGTCTCACCGTTTGATCGAACGTTTTTACAGAAGCCTGAAATTTAACGAAGGAGATCGTTACCGGTATGAATGGCGCTGGTTAGACCAGCAATTGACCAGTTTTGGTATAGCGCTATCATTATGGATACCGCTGACTGTTATTGATTATGTAGGTTTTCACTTTGGTTTAAACAAGCAGGTTTATTACCCCCTGTATTTGCTAATGATTGCGATGGTCATCCGAATGGGCATATTGGTATTTTTCAGATCTGGCGTCGACAGGTCCATCGAAGCACCATTGCTTTCCCGATCGTCCCTTTCGGCAGGCTTGAAACAAAAGAGTAATTTATTAAAGAAAAAGATCGAAGCCGGACTCCTGTACCAGGACCCTGAACTGAGTGTGGGGTCCCTTGCTGAGCAACTGGGTATGCCCGCCCATGAATTATCAAGGATCATTAACCTTGGGCTCAAAAAAAACTTCAGCGATTTTATCAATGAATTTCGGGTCAGGGATGTGATGGCCAAAATGCATGATCCCTCATATAAACATCTCACCCTGCTGGGCATCGCTTATGAATCGGGGTTCAATTCTAAAACGACCTTCAACCGAATTTTCAAGCAAATGACAGGGAAAAGCCCGGCAGAGTATAAAAAAGAGCGACCATTTTCTAAATTGGAACGTTTTGCGATAAACAGGCCGGTAGTTTTGCATCAAAAAATTAATCGTCCCGCTATGTTTCGCAATTACCTGAAGATCGCCTGGCGCAATACCGTACGCGGCATCGCCTACAGTTCCATTAACATGATCGGTCTGGCAGCCGGTTTGTGCAGCTTTATAGTCATCCTGCTGTACACGAACTATGAACTGGGTTATGACAAATGGAGTCCGGAACTGGATAAGGTCTATCATGTTTCCCTACGCCAAAACGAAGACTTTATAAGTAATACACCTACCTCGCTGGCCGGTTTCCTGGCGCAGGAATATCAAAATGCCGCAGCTGCTACCATGTTACAGTCGTCAGGTGATCGCGAAGCGCTGCTTGCTGCCGGAGACCGCAAAATTTATCAAAAAGATCTGGTTACGGTCGATTCGAATTTCTTAAAGGTTTTTCCTTATCAGCTGGCAACTGGTAATCCGGCTACCGCGCTGAACGCGCCAAGGACGGCCATACTGACCAGGGACCTGGGCCGTAAATTATTTGGCAGTGAAGACCCCATGGGCAGATCGATCAAACTAAACGATCGTGCTGAGCTGGTGGTGACGGGTATATTGGAGGATCAGCCGGGGGCAACTCATCTGCCGGTCGGCATGCTGATACACGATCCTTTCGGGCGGCACGATAATACCTGGGACAACTATTCCTGTCAAACCTATATCAAGCTCAGGCGGGCAGAAAACGATGCAACGATCGAAACCGCCATCAACCGGCTTTATTACAATGCGCGCATCAAAGCCGATGGCGTATCTTTCGAAAACTATACGAAAGCTGGCGCTAAAACCAACCTGTTTGTTGACCAGGTGCCACGTTTTCACAATTTCCCGAAACATGGCAGCAGTAATTTTTCAACAGTAACCATTCTACTGGTTTTAGCGATTCTACTGCTACTGGCAGGAGCCATCAATTTCAGCAACCTGGCCATCGCGCGTTCGATCAGCCGGGCAAAGGAGGTCGGTATACGCAAAGTGATGGGAGCGGGCCGTATGCCATTGATCTTACAGTTCATGGCCGAGACTTCCATACAATGCCTGGCGAGTTTGATTTTAGCTGTTATGCTGCTGGCTTTGGGCATACCCTATATCAACCGTTCGTTCAATATCAACATCGGTTTTTTGCAACCGCACGAAATGCTGCGTGTTGTCCTTCAACTGATCAGTAGTTTAGTGGGAATTATCTTGCTGTCGGGGTTATACCCCGCGGTCTACCTCTCGAAATTTAACGCTGTCAAAGTTTTAAAAGGCAGTTATTCTACAGGTAGTAAAGGAACACTGTTTCGAAACAGTCTCATCGTCGTGCAATTTATGGTATCGGTGTTTTTTATCACCGGCATCATTGTCATCAAAAGCCAGCTGAGCTTTATGCAAAACAGGGACAAGGGTTTTTCAGCTGATCAGTTGATCCGCGTGGAGGCCCGGCCGGAAATCCGTGAACAAGGCTTTGATCAAGCCCGTAACGTGCTGCTTTCGGTACCGGGGGTTATTGGCGTTGCCAAAACCACAAGTGTACCGGGCGATAATTTTGGCGTTGATACTTCGACGATCCCATTCAAAAACAAGGGTGCAGCCTATCGTATGCGGTCGGTTAAAGTCAGTACCGATTATTTCCAAACCCTCGGTGTATCTTTGAAAAAGGGCCGCCTTTTTACAGAAGAGGTGCAGGATCAGCAAACACGTTCAGCTGTTATTAACGAGGCCGCCGCCCAAAAATTAGGACTGCCCGATCCTGTCGGAGAGATCATCGCCTTCCCTGGTTGTGACAGTACACCGGTGCGGATCGTAGGCGTAGTTAAAGATTTTAATGTGCAGGGATTTGAAAGCGGGGTGCAGCCTGTGGTGTTCACCATTGGTAACCATCAACCCTGCCTGATGCAATTTGGTAGCACCATGCTTGTTAAATTGGATAACAGGCATGTTCAGCGGACTATCGCTGGGATCACCCAGGCCTGGAAAAAAATAGAACCTGCCTTCCCGCTCCGCTATTCTTTTGTCGACCAAAACTTTGAGCAATTGTTTATTTCATACGCACGCCTGGAAAAGATCATTACCTTTTTTGGGCTTGTTGCCATCATGATCTCGGTGATGGGCTTATTTGCACTCACGACTTTCTTTACCCGGCAGCGTACCAAAGAAGTTGGTGTGCGAAAAGTATTGGGTGCCAGTGTCCCACAGCTCGCCGCCCTATTGAGCAGGGATTTTATCTATCTGGTGATTTTAGCGGTTTTTATCATTACGCCTTTTACCTGGTGGGGGGTGCAAAAATGGCTGCAGACCTTTGCTTACCGGATCGATATCAGTTGGTGGATGTTTTTCGCTGCGGGTATAACGGCCATGTTGATCGCTATCCTCACGGTAAGCTTTCAATCCATCAGAGCGGCGCTTGCTAACCCGGCAGATAGTTTGAGAAGTGAATGA
- a CDS encoding ABC transporter permease: MIEDTKYLEFHFFHISLYDLASLGTLFSGLTLALLLVSAKRPERTANLFLSAALAVAVLKTGGLTPFFLPALGPLLYFYVRQLTSPDGRFHRRNILHFCILLVSYWVPTWLVLISVIVYLYLAHGMIEGFYRRLRPVTMDRPRFAFQRLNKALVLLGLFCLLSMFDDTICLTIALALIGMAVDVIRKADNGLQLTMPITDRSDAREKGRRLREVVATNRLYTDAELTLATLAQKLKIHPHDLSRMINQGLEKNFSDFINEFRVREIARKMRDPENDRLTLLGIAYDSGFNSERTFHRVFKELTGKTPLEYKNSLRKELPIDKLAAPPRISPLILRSESPLVWAEEKLNRNYMFSNYFKTTFRYLLQNRAYSFINIAGLSIGLACAMLILVYVQDEVSYDRFHQNVDQIYRIDKQTTKTDGSVSNGSYTGYFPGPRFAASIPEIKTFVRFQPARADIKTESDIRSQSVCLVDANFFSVFNFPLLSGNARSVLTEPNSAVITEEMAKKLFGSSNAVGKVIFIRQDSTFNPHVITGVAKNCPDNSSIKFQVLLPLKVSAMDESNNGNWFNSFLSTFVVLSPGAEIKALQNKMDGVFESDAGKAISEIKSKYKVKSIGISYLLEPLTAIHLGKLVPDGNEILSDKSNPEFSYILSAIAVFVLLIACINFVNLTIARSVKRAKEIGIRKVIGGTTRQLRIQFLSESFMLCLIAFTLALGIVVVILPVFSGLSNKVLSLSYLLNVKLIIYYIALFLITSLSAGIYPAMVLSNYHPVQTLYSRFNLAGKNYLQRALVVFQFALASFLIVGAITIYLQFNFLTTQNLGYDDHNLIVVNKSQLTRNEAAVFKQELMKNPNMIDVAPKNGGDNNNTVKVSGDQQVNIAVETIDAAYLPLLKVPVIAGRNFSDKYPADATQSALVNEAFVQEAGWKQPIGEQINTFNGESYTVVGVVKNYHYKPLTEKITPQFFTMNPGNSYGMLHIKIKPGTETASLQYIANTFKGLFPFSPFAYTFKQEKNEQSYASEARWKQIILFSAVLTIFISCIGLFGLSVLAVEKRVKEIGVRKVLGASVSSIVTILSADFVKLIFIALAISMPFAWIATNKWLQNYPYRITVSWWLFLSGSLLVVLIALITISFQSIRAAITNPVKSLRAE, encoded by the coding sequence ATGATTGAAGACACTAAATACTTGGAGTTTCATTTTTTTCATATTAGCCTGTATGACCTGGCCTCACTTGGAACGTTGTTCTCGGGGCTAACCCTTGCGCTGCTTTTAGTATCCGCAAAAAGGCCTGAGCGAACAGCGAATTTATTTTTAAGCGCAGCCTTGGCCGTAGCCGTATTAAAGACCGGGGGATTGACACCGTTTTTTTTGCCAGCTTTGGGGCCGCTACTATACTTTTATGTACGGCAACTTACATCACCAGACGGGCGGTTCCACCGGAGAAATATACTTCATTTTTGCATTTTGCTTGTAAGTTATTGGGTGCCCACCTGGTTGGTTTTAATTTCGGTCATCGTTTATTTGTACCTGGCGCACGGGATGATTGAGGGATTTTATCGCCGCCTGCGGCCGGTAACAATGGACCGGCCGCGTTTTGCTTTCCAACGATTGAACAAGGCGCTCGTCCTGCTTGGCTTGTTTTGCCTGTTATCCATGTTTGATGATACTATTTGTTTGACCATTGCTTTAGCCCTGATCGGTATGGCCGTGGATGTGATACGGAAAGCGGATAATGGTCTCCAGTTGACCATGCCCATAACTGATCGGTCTGATGCCAGGGAGAAAGGCAGAAGATTAAGGGAAGTTGTCGCTACAAATCGCCTTTACACGGATGCGGAACTGACGCTGGCCACCCTCGCGCAAAAGCTGAAGATCCATCCGCATGACCTCTCCCGTATGATCAACCAGGGACTGGAAAAGAATTTCAGCGACTTCATCAATGAATTCCGTGTGCGTGAAATTGCCCGGAAAATGCGCGACCCGGAAAATGACCGGCTTACCTTATTAGGTATCGCTTATGACTCAGGGTTCAACTCCGAAAGAACTTTCCACCGCGTTTTTAAAGAGCTGACCGGCAAAACCCCTTTGGAATACAAAAATAGCCTAAGAAAAGAACTGCCAATTGATAAGTTGGCAGCACCGCCACGAATAAGTCCCCTAATATTGCGTTCGGAAAGCCCTTTGGTGTGGGCCGAAGAAAAATTAAACCGCAATTATATGTTCAGCAATTATTTTAAAACCACGTTCAGATACCTGTTGCAAAATAGGGCGTATTCCTTCATCAATATCGCAGGGTTAAGCATTGGGCTAGCCTGTGCGATGCTTATTTTGGTTTATGTGCAGGATGAAGTGAGCTATGATCGCTTTCATCAAAACGTTGACCAGATCTACCGTATCGATAAGCAAACAACGAAAACAGACGGGAGTGTTTCTAACGGCAGCTATACCGGCTATTTCCCCGGACCAAGGTTTGCTGCAAGCATCCCGGAAATAAAAACCTTCGTCCGCTTCCAGCCGGCGCGCGCTGATATTAAAACGGAGAGTGACATCCGGTCACAGTCGGTCTGCCTGGTCGATGCTAATTTTTTTTCCGTGTTTAATTTCCCTTTGCTAAGCGGCAATGCAAGGTCGGTATTAACCGAACCCAATTCGGCTGTGATCACGGAAGAAATGGCTAAGAAGCTTTTTGGCAGTTCAAACGCCGTTGGTAAAGTAATTTTCATCCGCCAAGACAGCACTTTTAACCCGCATGTGATCACCGGAGTGGCCAAAAATTGCCCGGACAATTCATCAATCAAATTTCAGGTATTGCTGCCGTTGAAAGTTTCGGCCATGGATGAAAGCAATAACGGTAATTGGTTCAATTCCTTTCTCAGCACATTCGTGGTGCTTTCGCCAGGTGCAGAGATTAAAGCCCTTCAAAACAAAATGGACGGGGTATTCGAATCCGATGCGGGTAAAGCCATCAGCGAGATCAAAAGTAAATATAAAGTAAAAAGTATCGGCATTTCTTATCTGCTGGAGCCGCTTACCGCTATTCATTTGGGTAAGCTGGTACCGGATGGGAATGAAATACTGAGCGATAAAAGCAACCCTGAGTTTTCTTATATTCTTTCAGCAATTGCCGTTTTTGTGTTGCTGATCGCCTGTATCAATTTTGTGAACCTTACCATAGCACGCTCCGTGAAACGTGCCAAAGAGATCGGCATACGAAAAGTGATCGGGGGAACTACCAGGCAATTGCGGATACAATTTTTGAGTGAGTCGTTTATGCTTTGCCTGATCGCTTTTACCCTTGCGTTGGGTATTGTAGTGGTCATTTTGCCGGTATTCAGCGGCTTATCGAATAAAGTGCTATCGCTTTCTTACCTGCTTAATGTAAAGCTGATTATTTATTATATCGCGCTCTTTTTGATCACCAGTTTATCAGCAGGAATTTACCCCGCAATGGTTTTATCAAATTACCATCCCGTTCAGACCTTGTACAGCCGCTTTAACCTTGCCGGAAAAAATTATTTGCAAAGAGCCCTGGTGGTATTCCAATTTGCGCTGGCCTCTTTTCTGATCGTTGGGGCCATTACCATTTATTTACAGTTTAATTTCCTGACTACACAAAATCTCGGTTATGACGACCATAACTTGATCGTGGTAAATAAATCCCAATTAACACGAAATGAAGCCGCTGTATTTAAACAGGAATTAATGAAAAATCCCAATATGATTGATGTCGCTCCAAAAAATGGCGGCGACAACAACAATACTGTAAAAGTAAGCGGCGACCAGCAGGTAAACATTGCTGTAGAAACTATTGATGCTGCTTACTTGCCGTTACTTAAAGTACCGGTAATTGCAGGGCGGAATTTTTCCGATAAATATCCGGCAGATGCAACGCAGTCGGCTTTAGTAAATGAGGCATTTGTACAGGAAGCCGGCTGGAAACAGCCCATAGGCGAGCAAATCAACACCTTCAATGGTGAATCCTATACTGTAGTAGGCGTAGTCAAGAATTATCATTACAAGCCATTAACTGAAAAAATAACGCCACAATTTTTTACCATGAACCCTGGAAACAGCTATGGTATGCTCCACATCAAAATTAAACCCGGTACTGAAACCGCAAGCCTGCAATATATCGCCAATACCTTTAAAGGCTTGTTTCCTTTCAGCCCGTTCGCGTACACGTTTAAACAGGAGAAAAATGAACAGAGCTATGCGAGCGAAGCCAGGTGGAAGCAAATTATCCTGTTCAGTGCCGTACTCACCATTTTTATATCGTGTATTGGTTTATTCGGCTTGTCGGTGTTAGCTGTAGAGAAACGCGTAAAAGAGATCGGCGTACGCAAAGTGCTCGGCGCTTCGGTAAGCAGCATCGTGACTATCCTTTCGGCAGATTTTGTCAAGCTGATCTTTATTGCACTGGCTATATCCATGCCGTTCGCGTGGATAGCAACCAATAAGTGGTTGCAAAATTATCCTTACCGGATCACGGTGAGCTGGTGGTTATTCCTGTCAGGCAGTTTATTAGTCGTATTGATCGCACTGATCACCATCAGTTTTCAATCCATAAGAGCTGCGATTACGAATCCGGTTAAGAGTTTAAGGGCAGAATGA
- a CDS encoding GDSL-type esterase/lipase family protein, which yields MDRGISGQTTPQLLLRFRQDVINLKPKVVVILGGTNDIAGNTGPATINEIFGNPLSMIELAKANHIKVVICSVLPAFDYFWNEDIKPAGKIVMLNHKLKTYAAAHHIVYLDYHTALKDGQDGFKKNLTRDGVHPNITGYKTMEPLLKNALKSIEYCDLLSLK from the coding sequence ATTGACCGGGGGATAAGTGGGCAAACCACCCCGCAGTTGCTCTTGCGTTTCAGGCAGGATGTAATTAACCTTAAACCTAAAGTGGTGGTGATATTAGGCGGCACAAATGATATCGCGGGCAACACAGGCCCGGCAACTATCAACGAAATTTTCGGCAACCCGTTATCCATGATCGAACTGGCAAAAGCAAACCACATCAAGGTGGTCATCTGTTCTGTACTGCCTGCATTTGATTATTTCTGGAATGAAGACATCAAGCCGGCCGGCAAAATTGTTATGCTCAATCATAAATTAAAAACCTATGCTGCCGCACATCATATCGTCTATCTGGATTATCACACTGCCTTGAAAGATGGCCAGGACGGTTTTAAAAAGAACCTGACCAGGGACGGCGTTCATCCCAATATAACAGGGTACAAAACAATGGAGCCGTTATTAAAGAATGCATTAAAAAGTATTGAATATTGTGATTTGCTTTCATTGAAATAA
- a CDS encoding DUF945 family protein, with product MIGKIPKPGKSFGGCIEYNILKKDAAILYSDGVRIDKIAHTIDDFNMQRKMNPGLGQAVGHIALSWSPEDKEKLNDEKMVSIAKEYLQKMKIQDTQVLIVKHKDRAHPHIHIVYNRVNNNGKTIADNFQHLKNIKISKELTLKHGMHIGQGKQKVNRPQLKGIDKLKYELHDTIKAASKKVSNMVQLKHELAKQGIGMQFKYKSGTLEIQGISFSKGKYKFKGSEIDRSLSYGKLSKAIQEQVQQQQTQAKPAKLADQLRQVIDELQGKEPTIIHKEPQTSFLQEALQLFEQLPGGITPEPDDAYRRKKRKGEEQDQSHGISR from the coding sequence ATGATCGGAAAGATACCTAAACCCGGCAAAAGCTTCGGCGGCTGTATCGAGTATAACATCCTGAAAAAAGATGCGGCCATACTTTATTCGGATGGCGTGCGCATCGATAAGATTGCGCACACCATAGACGATTTTAATATGCAACGGAAAATGAACCCCGGTTTAGGTCAGGCGGTTGGACATATTGCTTTGAGCTGGAGTCCGGAGGACAAAGAAAAGTTGAACGACGAAAAAATGGTCAGCATAGCCAAAGAGTACCTGCAAAAAATGAAAATACAGGACACACAGGTATTGATTGTCAAACACAAAGACCGGGCGCATCCGCACATACATATCGTTTATAACCGGGTAAATAATAATGGAAAGACGATAGCCGACAATTTTCAGCACCTTAAAAATATTAAGATCAGCAAAGAACTAACCTTAAAACACGGGATGCACATCGGACAGGGTAAGCAAAAGGTTAACCGTCCGCAATTAAAAGGGATAGACAAGCTGAAATATGAACTGCATGATACCATAAAAGCAGCCAGTAAAAAAGTGAGCAATATGGTTCAACTTAAACACGAACTGGCTAAACAGGGTATCGGGATGCAGTTTAAATACAAAAGCGGCACTTTGGAGATACAGGGTATCAGTTTCAGTAAGGGCAAGTATAAGTTTAAAGGTTCAGAAATCGACCGCAGTTTAAGCTATGGCAAATTAAGCAAAGCAATACAGGAGCAGGTACAGCAACAACAAACTCAGGCGAAGCCAGCCAAGTTAGCCGATCAGTTAAGGCAGGTCATTGATGAACTACAGGGCAAAGAGCCAACCATCATTCACAAAGAGCCGCAGACCAGTTTTTTGCAGGAAGCTTTACAATTATTTGAACAGTTGCCAGGGGGGATTACCCCCGAACCGGATGACGCTTACCGGCGCAAAAAGAGAAAGGGTGAGGAACAAGATCAAAGTCATGGAATCAGCAGGTAG
- a CDS encoding plasmid mobilization protein, which produces MELGVKTTAMPVTGKPKHKGGRPKINVRREVHIKVRLTATEHFMIASRAKEAGMKISDWFRAAAKAARVIARLKPEDLQIMRMLAGMANNLNQLTKLAHRDGLLTVARKCDGLMVEIDQALKYFNSDDRKDT; this is translated from the coding sequence ATGGAATTAGGAGTAAAAACAACGGCAATGCCAGTTACAGGCAAACCGAAACATAAGGGTGGCAGACCGAAAATTAACGTCAGACGGGAAGTGCATATCAAGGTCAGGCTAACCGCCACCGAGCATTTTATGATAGCCTCAAGAGCCAAAGAAGCGGGTATGAAAATCAGCGATTGGTTCAGGGCGGCGGCTAAAGCCGCGCGGGTTATCGCCCGGTTAAAACCGGAAGATTTACAGATCATGCGGATGCTCGCGGGAATGGCCAATAACTTGAACCAACTAACCAAATTGGCGCACCGGGACGGTCTTTTAACGGTTGCCCGTAAATGCGATGGGCTGATGGTAGAGATTGACCAGGCATTGAAATATTTCAATAGCGATGATCGGAAAGATACCTAA
- a CDS encoding helix-turn-helix domain-containing protein, whose protein sequence is MKDTLTFDQLPEAVSRIQDKLDNIEQLLLQRQEQPMGQDEIMPVAKAAIFLDLAVPTVYSKVCRKELPVNKRGKRLYFYRSELTEWIKSGRKRTAEEIKDEATSKFSLSEKKTKSI, encoded by the coding sequence ATGAAAGACACACTCACATTTGACCAGTTACCCGAGGCGGTAAGTAGAATACAGGATAAGCTGGATAACATCGAACAGCTTTTACTTCAGCGGCAGGAGCAGCCGATGGGGCAGGACGAAATTATGCCCGTTGCCAAGGCTGCAATATTTTTAGACCTTGCTGTCCCGACCGTTTACAGCAAAGTATGCCGTAAAGAACTCCCTGTTAATAAGCGCGGGAAGCGCCTTTATTTCTACCGGTCCGAATTGACTGAATGGATTAAGTCTGGCCGTAAAAGAACGGCAGAGGAAATCAAGGACGAGGCCACCTCGAAATTTAGCCTTAGCGAAAAGAAAACCAAGTCAATTTAA
- a CDS encoding helix-turn-helix domain-containing protein has protein sequence MSGCHVALTRYTGNAGFEDWHAHQNASLSLLLNGCHKEDLFGKNCKRVPGDVKFIPAGEMHRCNDYSDDTRKINIDLSADFMNRMNNTEEHLLKTIPQILSTKITLIKLYHDLDDPSSPHAIASAELLLYKLFNPAGKIKTQAGKSMPQWAERLRDLLEDEWDKPLHLTDLSTRLGVHPVTISRYFPLYFSSTLGNYINRIKVDKALRLLKNTPTLLTEIAYTCGFADQAHFTRTFKAV, from the coding sequence GTGAGCGGATGCCATGTAGCGTTAACACGCTATACCGGGAACGCCGGTTTCGAAGATTGGCATGCTCATCAGAATGCGAGCCTCAGTTTGTTATTAAATGGCTGTCACAAAGAAGATCTGTTTGGTAAAAATTGCAAGCGGGTTCCTGGCGATGTGAAGTTTATTCCAGCAGGCGAAATGCATCGCTGCAATGATTATAGTGATGATACCCGAAAAATAAACATTGACCTAAGCGCGGATTTTATGAACCGGATGAATAATACAGAGGAGCACTTGTTAAAAACTATACCGCAAATTTTATCCACTAAAATTACACTGATTAAGCTTTACCATGATTTGGACGATCCATCGAGCCCTCATGCAATTGCATCCGCGGAATTGTTATTGTACAAGCTTTTTAACCCGGCAGGTAAAATAAAAACCCAAGCCGGTAAAAGCATGCCGCAATGGGCCGAACGTTTGCGTGATTTGTTAGAAGATGAATGGGACAAACCGCTTCATCTAACTGATCTTTCGACGAGGCTGGGTGTTCACCCCGTTACCATATCGCGATATTTTCCGCTATATTTTTCTTCTACATTGGGTAACTACATTAATCGCATTAAGGTAGATAAAGCATTGCGGCTACTTAAAAATACTCCTACGCTGTTAACTGAAATAGCCTATACCTGTGGTTTTGCAGATCAGGCGCATTTTACCCGGACCTTTAAAGCTGTATAA
- a CDS encoding fibronectin type III-like domain-contianing protein: MAEVYVRPLHPSVYRPIHELKYFKKITINKNGSGKVDFELGADAFSCYNVKTGSWQLDPGEYEIQIGSSSRDIRLKTLVQVRN; encoded by the coding sequence ATTGCCGAGGTTTATGTTAGGCCTTTGCACCCAAGCGTGTACAGGCCAATACATGAGTTGAAATATTTCAAGAAGATCACTATAAATAAAAATGGCTCCGGTAAAGTAGATTTTGAATTAGGTGCTGATGCATTTTCATGTTATAATGTTAAAACCGGCAGTTGGCAATTAGATCCGGGTGAATATGAGATACAAATAGGTTCATCATCCCGCGATATAAGGTTGAAAACTTTAGTACAAGTGCGAAATTAA
- a CDS encoding metallophosphoesterase family protein: protein MGDEQRKLLRNLPLHIKLELLFGDKIVKLLLEHGSATSIDELLNENTNEDYLFDMMQKADADIMCFGHTHQPYHKTLKRKGTDIIVEKYAINIGSIGKPKDRDPRGCYLIFKLNEPEYKAVLVCKSW from the coding sequence TTGGGTGATGAACAACGCAAATTATTACGTAACCTGCCTTTACATATAAAGTTGGAACTACTATTCGGGGATAAAATAGTAAAGCTATTACTTGAACATGGAAGTGCAACCAGTATAGATGAGTTATTAAATGAAAATACTAATGAAGATTATTTATTTGACATGATGCAAAAGGCAGACGCCGACATTATGTGTTTTGGACATACTCATCAACCTTATCATAAAACATTAAAAAGAAAAGGAACTGATATTATTGTCGAAAAGTACGCCATTAATATTGGATCAATTGGAAAACCCAAAGATAGGGACCCAAGGGGTTGTTATTTAATTTTTAAATTAAATGAGCCTGAGTATAAGGCTGTTTTAGTTTGTAAAAGCTGGTAG